In Panicum virgatum strain AP13 chromosome 4N, P.virgatum_v5, whole genome shotgun sequence, a single window of DNA contains:
- the LOC120669013 gene encoding UDP-glycosyltransferase 73B5-like, with protein sequence MAPTTATQGATAAHHHHAANSTPVAGRDHVVIFPFMAKGHTLPLLHFAAALSAHHRDLRVTLLTTPANGAFAAGRRPPSVRLVELPFPTLPPLPPGVESTDALPCPSLYPAFLGATALLRDAFAGFLATLPSPPLALVSDFFLGFTRRAAADAGVRRVVFHGMSCFSMAICKALIVNPAAASFGPAGAPFHVLGMPEHVAITPDEVPDTLVKLADPEDPVTRFIIDDVGFSDVLSWGVLVNSVAALDEDYVAPLESFYQPGARAWLVGPLFLAAGDTSEGDKEQDPDGCLAWLDERAAQPGSVAYVSFGTQAHITDAQLDEIAHGLAQSGHRFLWVVRSDTWSPPVDVAPDSRIVRGWVLQERPGPQGSRWIREPLRVELGDGE encoded by the coding sequence ATGGCCCCGACGACCGCCACCCAGGGCGCCACCGCAGCGCACCACCACCATGCTGCCAACAGCACGCCCGTGGCCGGCCGCGACCACGTCGTCATCTTCCCCTTCATGGCGAAAGGCCACACGCTCCCGCTGCTCCACTTCGCCGCGGCCCTCTCGGCGCACCACAGGGACCTCCGCGTCACCCTGCTCACCACCCCAGCCAACGGCgcgttcgccgccggccgccggcccccgTCGGTGCGCCTCGTCGAGCTCCCGTTCCcgacgctgccgccgctgccgccgggcgTCGAGTCCACCGACGCGCTCCCGTGCCCGTCCCTGTACCCGGCGTTCCTGGGCGCCACGGCGCTCCTGCGGGACGCCTTCGCGGGGTTCCTCGCGACGCTCCCGTCCCCGCCGCTCGCGCTCGTCTCGGACTTCTTCCTCGGGTtcacgcgccgcgccgcggccgacgccggCGTCCGCCGCGTCGTGTTCCACGGCATGTCCTGTTTCTCCATGGCCATCTGCAAGGCGCTCATCGTGaacccggcggcggccagcttCGGACCCGCCGGCGCTCCGTTCCACGTGCTCGGCATGCCGGAACACGTGGCGATCACGCCGGACGAGGTCCCCGACACGTTGGTCAAGTTGGCCGACCCCGAGGACCCCGTGACCCGATTCATCATCGACGACGTCGGCTTCTCGGACGTGCTCAGCTGGGGCGTCCTGGTCAACAGCGTCGCCGCGCTGGACGAGGACTACGTGGCGCCGCTCGAGTCATTCTACCAGCCGGGCGCCCGCGCGTGGCTCGTGGGTCCGctgttcctcgccgccggcgacacgTCGGAGGGCGACAAGGAGCAGGACCCCGACGGCTGCCTTGCCTGGCTCGACGAGAGGGCGGCGCAGCCAGGATCGGTGGCCTACGTGTCGTTCGGCACGCAGGCCCACATCACTGACGCGCAGCTCGACGAGATAGCCCACGGGCTGGCGCAGTCCGGCCACCGCTTCCTCTGGGTCGTCCGGTCCGATACGTGGTCGCCGCCGGTGGACGTGGCCCCCGACAGCCGGATTGTCCGCGGGTGGGTCCTGCAGGAGCGTCCTGGCCCACAAGGTAGTCGGTGGATTCGTGAGccactgcgggtggaactcggTGATGGAGAGTGa
- the LOC120670990 gene encoding disease resistance protein RPM1-like isoform X1: MAEAVILLAVKKISIALGNEAISQASSRFTNFVTQIAELHGSMTRISRELRFIHGFLCKMDVRNRNDQAYEIWVEETRKLAHGIEDIVDEYLHLVRNGHDIGWTFYITEGFKKPKVLLSLNRIISLIKEAEASLVHLFQVKERWVPMANAGQSNDSGYIVERSQYLASASRSISGDLVGIEQNKETLLNWLRNDGMALSTIVLHGMGGLGKTALAANVYKEEREYYDCHAWISVSQTNSPVVILRKLLVELFQGEENLPSKLATMDMIGIQEALREFLKEKKYLIVLDDVWTSEALNYLSGALVQNLKGSRVIITTRIANVAMLASKERVLTIDCLSEAKSWELFCKKAFQRETDHDCPTDLKAVSEKIVMKCKGLPLAIVSVGSLLSVREKNLAEWKRINNQLSWEMTNNPGLDDVRNILYLSFIYLPTYLKSCFLYCTMFPEDYSLRRKVLIRLWIAEGFIEERGESTLEEVAEGYLVELVHRNMLQILECNSFGRIRSCKMHDIVRELAIDLSRKESFGIAFQYQNHGVLDKDTRRLAIVKSSNDILSSINLPHLRSCKIFDETMPSSRILHSLSAKSKYIAVLELRGLPIEKVPDAVGCLFNLRYFGLRHSKVKFLPKSIEKLSNLETLDVLNSYIQELPPGIVKLKNLRHLLVERVSDPSWRAFRSRHGMHIPKGLLNLTNLQTLHAIEAQDQSIKDLGALSQLRALRVWNIKGTQCERLSVSLHRLQFLYNMHIAMFDENEVLRLNMLNSPLPNLEKLCLRGKLDEGTLESSLFQTGDQKLRALYLIWSQLKEDPLPCISRLHNLTQLNLTRTCNGDKLIFRSGWFPNLKFLLVRDLPNLLQLVIQEGAMESIQTLQLAHLNKLKDVPVGIELLTSLQRLSFLHVTEDFLMLLNQCSRIQHIRWWYSTPDQPLSRK, translated from the exons ATGGCAGAGGCTGTGATTCTATTGGCTGTGAAGAAAATCAGCATTGCTCTTGGAAATGAAGCAATCAGTCAAGCTAGTTCTCGATTCACAAACTTTGTAACACAGATTGCAGAACTCCATGGTAGCATGACCCGTATAAGTCGTGAGCTAAGGTTCATTCATGGATTTCTTTGTAAAATGGATGTACGCAATCGGAATGACCAGGCCTATGAAATTTGGGTCGAAGAAACACGAAAGCTTGCACATGGGATTGAGGACATTGTAGATGAGTATCTACACCTTGTACGGAATGGTCATGATATCGGATGGACCTTTTATATAACAGAAGGATTCAAGAAACCAAAAGTTTTGCTTTCTCTAAATAGGATAATCTCCTTGATAAAGGAAGCAGAGGCCAGTCTTGTCCACCTATTTCAGGTAAAAGAGCGATGGGTTCCGATGGCAAACGCTGGGCAATCCAATGACTCTGGCTACATTGTTGAGAGATCTCAATATTTAGCAAGTGCTTCTCGTTCTATTAGTGGAGATCTTGTGGGTATTGAGCAAAACAAAGAAACATTATTGAATTGGCTAAGAAATGATGGGATGGCATTGTCAACAATAGTACTGCATGGCATGGGAGGGCTCGGCAAGACTGCTTTAGCCGCAAATGTGTATAAAGAGGAGCGAGAATATTATGACTGTCATGCATGGATCTCTGTCTCTCAAACAAACTCTCCAGTAGTGATATTAAGAAAACTACTTGTTGAACTTTTTCAGGGCGAGGAAAATCTCCCAAGCAAGCTTGCAACTATGGACATGATCGGTATTCAGGAGGCGTTGAGGGAATTtctgaaggaaaagaaatattTGATAGTATTGGATGATGTTTGGACATCAGAAGCACTCAATTATCTGTCAGGAGCACTTGTTCAAAATCTTAAAGGAAGCAGAGTCATTATTACAACACGAATTGCTAATGTAGCTATGCTTGCTTCCAAAGAACGTGTCCTAACAATAGATTGTTTGTCAGAAGCCAAGTCGTGGGAGCTTTTCTGTAAGAAAGCTTTCCAGAGGGAGACAGATCATGACTGCCCCACCGATTTGAAGGCTGTGTCAGAGAAAATAGTAATGAAATGTAAAGGCTTGCCTCTCGCGATTGTGTCTGTGGGAAGTCTCTTGTCTGTGCGTGAGAAGAATCTTGCAGAATGGAAGCGAATTAACAACCAACTCAGTTGGGAGATGACTAATAACCCAGGACTAGATGATGTGAGGAATATTCTATATTTGAGCTTCATATACCTTCCCACATACCTGAAGAGTTGTTTTTTATATTGTACCATGTTTCCAGAGGACTACTCTCTTCGTAGGAAGGTTCTTATAAGACTATGGATTGCAGAGGGGTTCATTGAGGAAAGGGGTGAAAGTACATTGGAAGAAGTGGCAGAAGGCTATTTAGTGGAGCTTGTCCACAGGAATATGCTGCAGATTTTAGAATGCAACTCATTTGGTAGGATAAGATCTTGCAAAATGCATGACATCGTCCGTGAACTGGCTATTGATTTATCACGGAAAGAAAGTTTTGGTATTGCATTTCAGTATCAAAATCACGGTGTTCTAGACAAAGACACTCGTCGATTGGCTATAGTCAAAAGTAGCAATGATATTTTATCAAGTATAAATCTACCTCATCTTCGATCTTGCAAAATATTTGATGAGACCATGCCATCATCCAGAATACTTCATTCACTATCAGCTAAGTCAAAGTACATTGCAGTTCTGGAATTACGTGGGTTGCCCATTGAAAAAGTGCCAGACGCTGTTGGATGCCTTTTCAATCTACGCTATTTTGGTCTGCGCCATTCAAAGGTGAAATTCCTCCCGAAGTCTATTGAGAAACTCTCCAACTTAGAGACACTGGATGTCCTCAATTCCTACATACAAGAGTTGCCACCTGGAATTGTCAAGTTGAAGAATCTAAGGCACTTACTTGTAGAGAGAGTCAGTGATCCATCTTGGAGAGCTTTTAGAAGTCGCCATGGTATGCACATCCCAAAGGGTCtactgaatttaacaaatttGCAGACACTGCATGCAATTGAAGCGCAAGATCAGTCTATTAAAGACTTGGGGGCACTTTCACAGCTAAGAGCCTTGAGGGTATGGAACATCAAGGGTACCCAGTGTGAACGCCTCAGTGTTTCTCTACATCGGTTGCAATTTTTGTATAACATGCATATTGCTATGTTTGATGAGAATGAGGTTCTTCGGTTGAATATGTTGAATTCCCCACTTCCCAACCTTGAAAAACTTTGTCTCAGAGGGAAATTGGATGAGGGGACACTTGAGTCTTCTCTTTTCCAAACTGGGGACCAGAAATTGCGTGCTCTGTATCTTATCTGGTCTCAATTGAAAGAAGACCCCCTCCCTTGCATATCTCGGTTGCATAATCTAACACAACTGAACCTTACAAGGACATGCAATGGGGACAAATTAATTTTCAGGAGTGGGTGGTTTCCAAATTTGAAGTTTCTCTTAGTGCGGGACTTGCCTAATCTACTTCAGTTAGTGATACAAGAAGGTGCCATGGAAAGTATACAAACTCTGCAGCTAGCACACCTCAACAAGTTGAAGGATGTCCCAGTTGGCATTGAGCTTCTTACATCCCTACAACGACTAAGTTTTCTCCATGTTACTGAAGATTTCCTAATGTTGCTCAATCAGTGTTCCAGGATACAACACATTCGCTGGTGGTATTCTACACCCGACCAGCCGTTGTCAAGGAAAT GA
- the LOC120670990 gene encoding disease resistance protein RPM1-like isoform X2, which translates to MTRISRELRFIHGFLCKMDVRNRNDQAYEIWVEETRKLAHGIEDIVDEYLHLVRNGHDIGWTFYITEGFKKPKVLLSLNRIISLIKEAEASLVHLFQVKERWVPMANAGQSNDSGYIVERSQYLASASRSISGDLVGIEQNKETLLNWLRNDGMALSTIVLHGMGGLGKTALAANVYKEEREYYDCHAWISVSQTNSPVVILRKLLVELFQGEENLPSKLATMDMIGIQEALREFLKEKKYLIVLDDVWTSEALNYLSGALVQNLKGSRVIITTRIANVAMLASKERVLTIDCLSEAKSWELFCKKAFQRETDHDCPTDLKAVSEKIVMKCKGLPLAIVSVGSLLSVREKNLAEWKRINNQLSWEMTNNPGLDDVRNILYLSFIYLPTYLKSCFLYCTMFPEDYSLRRKVLIRLWIAEGFIEERGESTLEEVAEGYLVELVHRNMLQILECNSFGRIRSCKMHDIVRELAIDLSRKESFGIAFQYQNHGVLDKDTRRLAIVKSSNDILSSINLPHLRSCKIFDETMPSSRILHSLSAKSKYIAVLELRGLPIEKVPDAVGCLFNLRYFGLRHSKVKFLPKSIEKLSNLETLDVLNSYIQELPPGIVKLKNLRHLLVERVSDPSWRAFRSRHGMHIPKGLLNLTNLQTLHAIEAQDQSIKDLGALSQLRALRVWNIKGTQCERLSVSLHRLQFLYNMHIAMFDENEVLRLNMLNSPLPNLEKLCLRGKLDEGTLESSLFQTGDQKLRALYLIWSQLKEDPLPCISRLHNLTQLNLTRTCNGDKLIFRSGWFPNLKFLLVRDLPNLLQLVIQEGAMESIQTLQLAHLNKLKDVPVGIELLTSLQRLSFLHVTEDFLMLLNQCSRIQHIRWWYSTPDQPLSRK; encoded by the exons ATGACCCGTATAAGTCGTGAGCTAAGGTTCATTCATGGATTTCTTTGTAAAATGGATGTACGCAATCGGAATGACCAGGCCTATGAAATTTGGGTCGAAGAAACACGAAAGCTTGCACATGGGATTGAGGACATTGTAGATGAGTATCTACACCTTGTACGGAATGGTCATGATATCGGATGGACCTTTTATATAACAGAAGGATTCAAGAAACCAAAAGTTTTGCTTTCTCTAAATAGGATAATCTCCTTGATAAAGGAAGCAGAGGCCAGTCTTGTCCACCTATTTCAGGTAAAAGAGCGATGGGTTCCGATGGCAAACGCTGGGCAATCCAATGACTCTGGCTACATTGTTGAGAGATCTCAATATTTAGCAAGTGCTTCTCGTTCTATTAGTGGAGATCTTGTGGGTATTGAGCAAAACAAAGAAACATTATTGAATTGGCTAAGAAATGATGGGATGGCATTGTCAACAATAGTACTGCATGGCATGGGAGGGCTCGGCAAGACTGCTTTAGCCGCAAATGTGTATAAAGAGGAGCGAGAATATTATGACTGTCATGCATGGATCTCTGTCTCTCAAACAAACTCTCCAGTAGTGATATTAAGAAAACTACTTGTTGAACTTTTTCAGGGCGAGGAAAATCTCCCAAGCAAGCTTGCAACTATGGACATGATCGGTATTCAGGAGGCGTTGAGGGAATTtctgaaggaaaagaaatattTGATAGTATTGGATGATGTTTGGACATCAGAAGCACTCAATTATCTGTCAGGAGCACTTGTTCAAAATCTTAAAGGAAGCAGAGTCATTATTACAACACGAATTGCTAATGTAGCTATGCTTGCTTCCAAAGAACGTGTCCTAACAATAGATTGTTTGTCAGAAGCCAAGTCGTGGGAGCTTTTCTGTAAGAAAGCTTTCCAGAGGGAGACAGATCATGACTGCCCCACCGATTTGAAGGCTGTGTCAGAGAAAATAGTAATGAAATGTAAAGGCTTGCCTCTCGCGATTGTGTCTGTGGGAAGTCTCTTGTCTGTGCGTGAGAAGAATCTTGCAGAATGGAAGCGAATTAACAACCAACTCAGTTGGGAGATGACTAATAACCCAGGACTAGATGATGTGAGGAATATTCTATATTTGAGCTTCATATACCTTCCCACATACCTGAAGAGTTGTTTTTTATATTGTACCATGTTTCCAGAGGACTACTCTCTTCGTAGGAAGGTTCTTATAAGACTATGGATTGCAGAGGGGTTCATTGAGGAAAGGGGTGAAAGTACATTGGAAGAAGTGGCAGAAGGCTATTTAGTGGAGCTTGTCCACAGGAATATGCTGCAGATTTTAGAATGCAACTCATTTGGTAGGATAAGATCTTGCAAAATGCATGACATCGTCCGTGAACTGGCTATTGATTTATCACGGAAAGAAAGTTTTGGTATTGCATTTCAGTATCAAAATCACGGTGTTCTAGACAAAGACACTCGTCGATTGGCTATAGTCAAAAGTAGCAATGATATTTTATCAAGTATAAATCTACCTCATCTTCGATCTTGCAAAATATTTGATGAGACCATGCCATCATCCAGAATACTTCATTCACTATCAGCTAAGTCAAAGTACATTGCAGTTCTGGAATTACGTGGGTTGCCCATTGAAAAAGTGCCAGACGCTGTTGGATGCCTTTTCAATCTACGCTATTTTGGTCTGCGCCATTCAAAGGTGAAATTCCTCCCGAAGTCTATTGAGAAACTCTCCAACTTAGAGACACTGGATGTCCTCAATTCCTACATACAAGAGTTGCCACCTGGAATTGTCAAGTTGAAGAATCTAAGGCACTTACTTGTAGAGAGAGTCAGTGATCCATCTTGGAGAGCTTTTAGAAGTCGCCATGGTATGCACATCCCAAAGGGTCtactgaatttaacaaatttGCAGACACTGCATGCAATTGAAGCGCAAGATCAGTCTATTAAAGACTTGGGGGCACTTTCACAGCTAAGAGCCTTGAGGGTATGGAACATCAAGGGTACCCAGTGTGAACGCCTCAGTGTTTCTCTACATCGGTTGCAATTTTTGTATAACATGCATATTGCTATGTTTGATGAGAATGAGGTTCTTCGGTTGAATATGTTGAATTCCCCACTTCCCAACCTTGAAAAACTTTGTCTCAGAGGGAAATTGGATGAGGGGACACTTGAGTCTTCTCTTTTCCAAACTGGGGACCAGAAATTGCGTGCTCTGTATCTTATCTGGTCTCAATTGAAAGAAGACCCCCTCCCTTGCATATCTCGGTTGCATAATCTAACACAACTGAACCTTACAAGGACATGCAATGGGGACAAATTAATTTTCAGGAGTGGGTGGTTTCCAAATTTGAAGTTTCTCTTAGTGCGGGACTTGCCTAATCTACTTCAGTTAGTGATACAAGAAGGTGCCATGGAAAGTATACAAACTCTGCAGCTAGCACACCTCAACAAGTTGAAGGATGTCCCAGTTGGCATTGAGCTTCTTACATCCCTACAACGACTAAGTTTTCTCCATGTTACTGAAGATTTCCTAATGTTGCTCAATCAGTGTTCCAGGATACAACACATTCGCTGGTGGTATTCTACACCCGACCAGCCGTTGTCAAGGAAAT GA